In Eubalaena glacialis isolate mEubGla1 chromosome 4, mEubGla1.1.hap2.+ XY, whole genome shotgun sequence, the genomic window AATCTACAGCAGGGGGAAACATACTAATTTCtaagacaaaattaatttttaaaaagattctaaGAAATATAATAGATTACCCTTACCCAAAGTCCACGTTCCCTCATCAGCTATTGTAGAATCAAAGAGTTTGCCCTGAAAAATACACATATGAgtactaaaaataaagaaattccaTTAATTTTCATAAAGTTTTCATGATTTAAGACTTACCTTACTTCCCATCTAATCCACATATAATTACTTAATTTGTTTAGAGTAGGGAGATCACATTTTATACCATTTCAACACACCGATAGGTGCTCAACCCTAAGTTCCCTCCTAGTGAGTGAAACAGAACCTAGTTTACACTACGGAATATATACTACGACAAAGAACACAGGGCTCTCTACAGAAAGATAAGGGCtccttaatttttagaaaatgaagaaatactaATGATCACTGATTGGCCAAATGTGAAGTTAGTATCTGAAATGCTTTAACTTTACCAACTATAATAAACTACAAGAAGAGCTCTCCTGTGGATACTAAGAAGaaataatgtcttttaaaataaacttttaaaaacctaaaaacagaactacgatacaacccagcagtcccactactgggcatataccctgagaaaactgtaattcaaaaagagccatgtaccacaatgttcactgcagctccatttacaatagccaggacatggaagtaacctaagtgtccatcgacagatgaatggataaagaagatgtggcacatatatacaatggaatattactcagccataaaaagaaacgaaattgagttatttgtagtgaagtggatggacctagagtctgtcatacagagtgaagtaaggcagaaagagaaaaacaaatactgtatgctaacacatatatatggaatcttaaaaaaaaaaaaaaaaaggttctgaggaacctaggggcaggacaggaataaaggtacagacgtagagaatagacttgaggaaacggggagggggaagggtaagctgggacgaagtgagacagagtagcatggacatatatacactaccaaatgtaaaatagacagctagtgggaagcagccgcatagcacagggagatcagctcagtgctttctgacgacctagaggggtgggatagggaagggtgggagggagacacaagagggaggagatatggggatatatgtatatgtatagctgattcactttgttataaagcagaaactaacacaccattgtaaagcaattatactgcaataaagatgttaagaaaaatacaataaaataaataaataaataaaactggttCAATCTCTTTGTAGGGCaatttagcattaaaaaaaatttaaagcacatACTGTACATCTGAGGTCAGATGAGTTGTCACTGATTTTTCAGAAACTCGTTTTAAGAAAGAACTAAGCAAAATATAAGTTTAAAAGAGAATGCATTTGCTAAAATCCATTTTGATTTGTTgtaggaaatgaaattaaaatgtcacattaaaaaaagaaaacacattcttttcatgtCAATACCAGTGGAAAAAAATCCTACTTGTCTAAAATCCTGGAGTTAGAGTTATTGCTAAATTCCCTAAGCTATTGCAAATTAACTGAATTTACTAAAGTAAATTTGACATGTAATATTAAATCACCGTTCAGTAAACCGCACAAAATTGCGCAACTATTCAGAAAGGTCATCAAGATCCAAGCTGACATAAATCAATGTCTTTCACATGAATCTTCCTTTTCTCTGAGGCACTCAAAACCctttcatataaaataataataactaacacgtAGTGTGAGCTTATTACATACCAGTCACTACTTACTCCAAGCTCTTCACTCACCATGCTATgctcaaaacaatcctgagaaaggtACTATAATTACCCCACTTTGTGGATGAAGGCTTAAACAATGAATAAtctcttgcccaaggttacaaaaCTGGAAAAATGACAAAGCCAGGTATCTTACCAAGTAATATCCCTTGACCATTACACAACACTGCCATCAAATATCTTGGGCATCTAATCTGAGAAAGAAATCTAACTTCAACTTAACTGAATTTAACTAtaaattttaacaaggaaaaaatgGGTACCAGATCCAAAGGGTACTGATGAGAATAAAAGGGATATTATTTTCTTTACGACCTCTTGACACTGCTTAACCACTCCACACACGAGCAGAATTTTTCtaatttcagatgagaaaataaatcaccTGACATCACCTTCGAATCCTCATTGACATCTTTAtcctttattttcatctttattttcttataactgcctaaatatttattagtttaatTACGACTCTTACAAGAGCATAACCTCTCTTGAGTGCGGGAACATTATCTGGCTCGTTCACCGCTGTCCTACTAGCACCGAGATCAGTGCCTGGAAGAAAGTATAGGTACCATAAGTATTTGTTCCTTCAACGATCTAGTTAAGCACTTCTCAGCTGAAGACCCGCAGAGGAACAAAACAAACAGCTTCATTTGGCTTAGAAACAAAGCCAGGAAAAGTGGCGTACTCAAAATTCCCACCTCAACTCAGGACTGGCCCTGAGGGTGGGGTCTCCGCAGACCAGTCTTTCCAAGGAACTATGAACTCTAGCACTCAGAGATCTGAGGGGGCCGGGAAGAAACTGAGCACAAGCCCCAACCTGCCGCTACCTTGAGGATCTCGCGGCCCCCCACGGCCAGCGCCACATGCCGGCTCTGCAGGCCGCACTGAATATCCTGGGCGCGAGTGCCTGGCGGCACCTGAACTTCAATGAACACCTCCTCCAAGGTCTGGTACCACTGGCCCCACGGTGTTGCGCACGGAACCACCCCACTGCGCTCCTCAAACGGGGCTGACATACTCCAGTCGCCTCCCGGCCGCGGTGGCACCGAGCGAGCCGAGCGCACGCACAGAATCTCCGCGTTCGAGCCACGCCCCGGCTTCTCCGCTCGGGTCACTGCACATGCGCAGGAAGGTAACCTGAAGTCTCCGCTCGTGttcgtttttccctttcaggggCCATTTAGGACACTGGCAGGACCCAGGTTTAACGAACTGAAATCCGGAAAAGTTTACATCCAAGGAACGATGCGAGAGGACTGGAACCAGTAAAGTCAGAATTCATTACACTGCCACCAATATGACGTCAAAAGCGACTGAAAATTCTTTGATGTGAACTGCGCTTGCGCAAATGCTGCTGGTGCGTAGTTAAAATTGAGTAACGCCAGTAGGGGTTGGGCCcgtgtggaggggggaggggcccgtgtggaggggggaggggcgagAGGAGGCAGTAATAGTCTCCTATTGGATGGTAGCCTAAACAGATCACCTAATTGGACGCTGCAAGAACCGAGTACGCATGCTCTGTGGATGTTCCCGTCCTGGATTGATGTGCCCAAGACTTTGGCTTTCCGATTGGTTAAAGTTGGGTGGGCGGGGAATAAGCGGGGAGATTTGAATTTGAAGCGATTGGGGCCTAACAAGCCGCAGGAAGTTGCCGAGGAGCACCTTAGAAACCTTCGGTTTTGTGCAGCTGGTCGTCAGCATGTCCTTTTCTAAGGCGCCCCTGAAACGATTCAATGACCCTTCTGGTGCGTACGGGGAAGGGATCTGGGGGACAAAAGATGCTCTCACGCCCCTTGCCCCTCTTGGTTCCCTTCATCAGAGGCAAATAGAAGGCGATTTTTAGGGCTGGGATGGGGCTCACTTAATTGATTCATTTTCCTGAAACACATGCTAAGGTTTTACTACATGCCAAGCACTATTCAGAATGATAAGTTTACAACAGCGAGCGAAGCAAAATCCCTGCTCCATGAAGCTTACCTTCAATTGGAGAATGCAGCCAATAAACAGTGCTGTGGAGAAACTAAAGCAGAGGGAAGGGAATAGGAATTAGGAAGCATTGATAGCTATTTGTTGGTCAAGTCCGAAGGCCTCActgtcaaaaaatatatatatatatttttttactattGCTTTTGATTTGAACTTGTGGATTTCTTTTGGATATCCCATTCAGGCGTAAAAGAAGGAAGACTGGTAAAGGCAGTTTATGGGTGTAAAATTATGGCAGTAGCACTTACTGAAAACACTATAGATGAAGTAATGGGAGCTAATTTTGACAGTACCCCAGGCACCACACTAAGTCTTTACATAGATTATTAGTTCTATTTTATTTCCCCCAAATCcctattattcattattttattgataAAGAGATGGAGACTATTTGCTAAATGTTACACAATCCGAACTGTCAGAACTGGGGCTTGAAACCAGGCCTCCACGAACCCATCCTGTGCTCCTAACCACTGCGGTGCAAAAGCACAATAACGATGAAGCCTTCCATGTGGTTGGTAAGGCATTCATCATTTAGTGGCTACTCACTGTATGCAGGGACTATGCTAAGGTCTTCCCTACTAGATCTGGTTTATTCTTGCCAACAGCCAGGTGAGGCAGGTACTgatattgtcctcattttacagctgaggacacTAAGGGGTTTTGTAACTGTACTGAGCAGCCTGTAAGTGACAGAGCTTAATATCAAAGCTCATGATTTATCCTTTATAATGTACACTTTTAACAGTCACTCATTACACCTTAATTTCTATTAGCTAAAATGCAAATGGAAAAGACCTCTGCTCACAAAGGAAGGCCAAGGGAGCAAATGCATCAGCACAAgcatattttttaattagaagaCTCAAGAACCATATAATTTTCCAGACATTCAAAGAACCTACTCTAAGTTCTGTCAGCAGTGTGTCTTTTAAGgagatttgtttgtttgcttgctttataATAGATTAAACTGCTTTTTCCAATTACACAAAATTTCAGGCTCATAGTTTCAAGAGTAATAAGTTACCATTTATTtgatgctttgtgtgtgtgtgtgtgtgtgtgtgtgtgtgtgtgtgtggcactgTAGTGATTTCTCGTATTACTCCAGAAATCCTAACAACCGAAgtgtgaggtagatactatttttTATTCCTGTTTCGTAAATAAAGAATCAGTCTCAAATAGAAATAACTTTCCAGGGGTCTTAAAGCTAGACTGGAAAAGGAGAGAGTATAATGTTCTTATTCATCATCTTCTCCCTATGACTGcaaagtacctggcatatagtattaTCTATTGATTGGCAGGCAAAGCTGGATTTGAACATCCATCTAGCTGATTACTATACAAAACTCTATTCCCAATCCCACATCCCAAGtaactttctgttttctttgccaCACTGCCAAACTCAACCCTGAGCTAAATACTGAGGAAAGGGAAATGATTGAGACTGTCCCTAACTTCAAGCAGTTTTGTCTAAGGTGGGAGATGGATAAGTACATTATTATAACCCATTACAAAACTGCAAGAAGTTCTGTGATAGTAACAATATGCGTAGGCTGCTGTGGAATGGAGGTTTCTAGCTTGATTTGGGGATTTGGAGAAAACTGGAAGAGGCGACCTCCAGGCTGAGATCTAAAGTAAGTAAGAGCCGGATCTCAAGTCAGCTTTGCATAAGCACTCGGAAATGCCTTCGATTTGGGACTGGATCCAGTTACATGAGGTTATACAGTATAAATTGCTGGAACATAGAAATATAGTCTAGCGTAGTTTGTACTTTGCATAACATGGCTTTATAAATTTTCTGGTGTATTGATATTAGACAGAGATGGATCGTCACTAAATTTTTATTCCAAGCTAAATCTTGAGGGCTAGACATTTTTAGTAGCTTCATTTCTAAAATCTGGTGATAGTTACCTCAGTGAATCTCTCTGAGTAGAGTtgattccaaatattttatttcttatattcaaTCCTTAATAACAAAGCTGTATTGCTTGTTCTGACACAATGTTCATCCCAAAACTGTCTTTGTTGTTTTGCTCAGTTGTCTGTGTTCCTTTGACCCAATTGAAATAAAGGTCATTTGGGAAGATAATGATATTGTTCTTCACAGAGAAGCCTAATATCAAATGGGTGctatttttacatttgaaaacaaaggaagcaattttttttttaattttattggagtatagttgatttacagtgttgtgttagtttcaggtgtacagcatagtgattcagttatacatacacatatattcattcttttttagattcttttgccatataggttattacagaatattgagcagagtttcatgtgctatacagtaggtcttgttggttatctattttatatagatatgtatgtgtgtatatgttaatcccaagctcctaatttatccctcctccccatgtTTCCCTTtcggtaaccataactttgttttcgaaatctgtgagtctttttctgttttgtagataagttcatttatatcatttttttaaattagaaaaagaagcaatttattaatagtatttttacatttatattactCACTTtactatgacttttttttaactgaagtatagttgatttacaatattgtgttagtttcaggtgtacagcaaggtgattcaattatatttttttcagattattttctattataggttattataagatattgaatataattccctgtgctacacaggagatccttgttgcttatctgttttatgtgtagtagtttgtatgtgttaatcccatacacttaatttgtccctccccccttgctcccctttggtatccataagtttgtttcccatgtctgtgagtctgtgtctgctttgcatatatattcatttgtattaatttttagattccacatataaatatcatataatatttgtaagACATGTTTTTAACTTAAGATCATAAGTCACATTAGatgagattttaatattttatgtttcctCTAGGATGTGCACCATCTCCAGGTGCTTATGATGTTAAAACTTCAGAAGTATTAAAAGGACCAGTATCCTTTCGGAAGTCACaaaggtttaaaaaacaaaaaggtaattGATCCCAAAATAAAATAACGGTTATATGATCTTGTGAATTTTGAAGTTAAGAAAacagtatttaaatttaaagatgCTGTAGTATTTCTAAAAATGTGAAGCTAcacctatatttaatttttcttaattgatAGATTTACAAAAGGGTCAACTTCAGAATAACACTTTCATCATTACACTGTCGTATAACCAGGAAAATTAAGCAAGATGCCATAGATATGTAGTTTTCCTTTTCGGTTACTTTAACTCTCTGTTGGAGAATATTAGAAAGAATATTAGGAAAATCAGGAAAGAGAtgtgtaaaaaatattttgcaactaattatttgaaaatgtacaatcaagaaaagaataactttatatTGCTATAAGAAATTTGAGAATTGTGTTTTGTCTGTGGTTCAAATATGTAAGCACAAACCATGATCTGTACAATTTGTTTTATAGCAGAATCTCAACAAAATCTTAATGTTGACAAAGATACTACCTTGCCTGCTTCATCAAGAAAAGTTAAGACTTCGGGATTAAAGGTAAGGAGCTCTTATATTCTAGCTGGTTTATAAActgtaatatgaaaatatttctgaaaggtACTGTATTTGACTAGAATGGGTTAAGTGTATAAATTAAGGTTATTGGTAAGTCTGTAAATTAGTAGAACATTATCATTGGAACTCTAGCAGGCTTTATGTACCTGCCTGGGTCATTACTAAATATATTGTGTTTAAATGTGCCCTTAGTTCAGAATTACAAAATGGTCTCCACTTCTCAGTCATTTCTATAGCTGGGTAAATTTTGTAATATTTAGtaagcctttaaaaattatgcaatGCTTTGATTTGTTAGTTACCATAATTTGAGTtgttctggttttgtttgttttggcggAAGAGTAAATATTGgcgaagaaaaaggaaaaaacttctaATGCCTAAAACAGGTTTGCTACTCAGAAACTGCCAAGGAGTGGTAGGAGATTAAATTCTTAATAACTTCATGTTATAGCTTTTGCAAGAGCCTACTATTACGGTTTCCATTAGTTCATAAAGCAAGTTGTACTTCCTTAAGGAGTTGTACAACTTGGTATTTTAATGTGAAAAGATTCAGAGTTGGGAAATCAAAGCTATAAGTTAAGCTTATTCTCGTTCATTAATTTGGCGATTACCTAAGTCTCTTGTTCTATAAAAAAAGAGCTGTTGTCCAATATGGAAGTGATCAGCCACATgtgctactgagcacttgaaagtGAAGAATTGaatttttagtattatttaattttaattaatgggTAGTTAAAAACTGATACTCGATTCTGTTGTTATAAAACTTAAATGTTTTTGGAATAACTTGGGTATGTGAATCTACTTTTTCATCTGTATATTTTGTGAAAtctaaatatagatagatatttcTAATGAAAACTTAGCATCTGAATTGAGacgtgctgtaagtgtaaaatatacagCAAATTTTGAAGACCTAgtaccaaaaatataaaatatcttgttaataattttatactaatgacatgttgaaataatatttttgatatcttgggtaaagtaaaatgtattattaaaaattttaccttttaaatatggctactagaaaatttgaaaatatgtacctagtttgcattatatttttatgGGCAGCACTGACACAGATACCCTTTTCTTGGAAATTGATGTAAATTTCTTGACTTGAATTTCTTGGAGAAACAgttctgaaatttaaaactaaattacAAACAAGTTTGTGTAAAACTCCTACGTAATAGGCCTTCCTTGGTAGAAAATGCTATCAGGCGTGAAATTAATAAACATGAGACTGGTGGCCCTCCCCCAACTTAGAAATATATGAAACACATTTTGTTCAAGGTGTTTATGACTTTTCTTCCATCTTTAGATGGAAAAGATAGATATTCTGTTTTGGGCCATTATCTCAGAAAGGCTGTTGGATATAAAAAGATACGTAAAAATACATCTTATTGAGAATAAAGGCAATGAGTAGATTAGAATCAGTttgtattatttcagtttttctttatgtttttgcaCTTGtagttttttttcatatttgggaTCTAAGTTTAagctgatttctcttttttttttttaaataaatttattttatttatttttggctgcattgggtcctcgccGCTGCGCACGGGCCTTCTCCAGCCGCGGCGAtcagggggccactcttcgttgcggtgcacgggcctcccactgcggtggcctctccctgcggagcacaggctctaggcgcgcgggccccAGCAGCCGCGGCAggtgggcttcagcagctgtggctcgcgcgctctagagtgcaggctcagtagttgcggcgcacgggctcagttgctccgcgtcaCGCGGGATCCCCCCGGACCAGGACCCGAACCCGCgctccccgcattggcaggcggattcccaaccactgcgccaccaggaaagccctgatttctctttttaagagtcttttttttttctgagatagcatacttaagtatttaaaatgtattgctGTTTAACGTTAGAAAAGAGGACCTGTTCTTTTCAGTGGACTTGTTAGCAAAAGCCTCATCTATTGGGGTAAAAATGTTCAAGcctgaaatattttaagatttgaaGAACCTTTTCCTTCATTTGCTAGGTAAGTcacttacaaaatattttatagagtCAGTGAAATGTTTGGAACCCTTAATCTTTTCTGATAACTAAAAATCAAATTTGGCTATGGTATTTGTGGCACTTAAATTTGATTGTCTCTGTTCTTTGATTTTCAAATAGAAAGAAtctcaaaagaatgaaaaagatttGAAGATGTTGGAAAAAGAGGTAAGCAATACTTTCAACTTACTGAAAAGTAAGTGCAATATAATGGGAAAAGAGTTACACATAGTTAAGAGGCAAGGATTCTGTTGCTATTTGAGGAGTCGTATAGTGAGGCATATGTACCATCCAGGCCAGTACCTACAGGGTAACCAATCCTTGGCTTGGATACCATATTTTACAGCTTGGTTG contains:
- the NUDCD2 gene encoding nudC domain-containing protein 2 isoform X1, with translation MSAPFEERSGVVPCATPWGQWYQTLEEVFIEVQVPPGTRAQDIQCGLQSRHVALAVGGREILKGKLFDSTIADEGTWTLEDRKMVRIVLTKTKRDAANCWTSLLESGYAADPWVQDQMQRKLTLERFQKENPGFDFSGAEISGNYTKGGPDFSNLEK
- the NUDCD2 gene encoding nudC domain-containing protein 2 isoform X2 encodes the protein MSAPFEERSGVVPCATPWGQWYQTLEEVFIEVQVPPGTRAQDIQCGLQSRHVALAVGGREILKGKLFDSTIADEGTWTLESGYAADPWVQDQMQRKLTLERFQKENPGFDFSGAEISGNYTKGGPDFSNLEK